In Melospiza melodia melodia isolate bMelMel2 chromosome 11, bMelMel2.pri, whole genome shotgun sequence, the following proteins share a genomic window:
- the ZBTB37 gene encoding zinc finger and BTB domain-containing protein 37 produces MEKSGNIQLEIPNFSNSVLSHLNQLRMQGRLCDIVVNVQGQAFRAHKVVLAASSPYFRDHMSLNEMSTVSISVIKNPSVFEQLLSFCYTGRICLQLADIISYLTAASFLQMQHIIDKCTQILEGIHFKINVAEVEAELSQSRTKHQERPPESHRATPTLNRPLSPRHNTPKGSRLGQVSTVLDIRELSPPEESTSPQIIEQSSDVEGREPILRINRAGQWYVETGMGERGAQNDEEVRVLGGVRIKTENLEEWLGTEHQPSGEDGSSAEEVTAMVIDTTGHGSLGQEAFALGSSGAKVVRPTSSEIDRFSPSGSMVAVTERYRSKSESPGRMDEPKQPSSQGEESAMLGVSGYVEYLREQEVSERWFRYNPRLTCIYCAKSFNQKGSLDRHMRLHMGITPFVCRMCGKKYTRKDQLEYHIRKHTGNKPFHCHVCGKSFPFQAILNQHFRKNHPGCLPLEGPHSISPETTVTSRGQAEEESPPQEEAVAVGETAQGSVSTTGPD; encoded by the exons aTGGAGAAGAGTGGGAACATTCAGCTGGAGATTCCCAACTTCAGTAACTCTGTCCTGAGCCACCTGAACCAGCTGCGCATGCAGGGCCGGCTGTGTGACATCGTGGTCAACGTGCAGGGCCAGGCTTTCCGTGCGCACAAGGTGGTGCTGGCCGCCAGCTCCCCCTACTTCCGCGACCACATGTCCCTGAACGAGATGAGCACCGTGTCCATCTCCGTCATCAAGAACCCTTCCGTGTTCgagcagctcctctccttctGCTACACAGGCAGGATATGTCTGCAGCTGGCTGACATCATCAGCTACCTGACAGCTGCCAGCTTCTTGCAGATGCAGCACATCATAGACAAATGCACGCAGATACTCGAGGGGATTCATTTCAAAATTAACGTGGCCGAGGTGGAAGCGGAGTTGAGCCAGAGCAGGACGAAGCATCAGGAGAGGCCGCCCGAGTCTCACCGGGCGACGCCGACTCTGAACCGTCCCCTGAGCCCCCGCCACAACACCCCCAAGGGGAGCCGCCTGGGCCAGGTCAGCACCGTGCTGGACATTCGGGAGCTGAGCCCGCCCGAGGAGTCCACCAGCCCCCAGATCATCGAGCAGAGCTCCGATGTGGAAGGCAGGGAGCCCATCCTGCGCATCAACAGGGCGGGACAGTGGTACGTGGAGACGGGCATGGGAGAGCGCGGGGCGCAGAACGACGAGGAGGTGCGCGTGCTGGGAGGAGTGCGCATAAAGACAGAGAACCTGGAGGAGTGGCTGGGGACAGAGCACCAGCCCTCGGGAGAGGATGGCAGCAGCGCCGAGGAGGTCACGGCCATGGTGATCGACACCACGGGCCACGGATCCCTGGGCCAGGAGGCTTTTGCCTTAGGCTCCTCTGGAGCCAAAGTGGTCAGGCCCACCAGCAGTGAGATCGACAG ATTTAGCCCTTCTGGCAGCATGGTTGCTGTGACTGAGCGGTACAGATCGAAAAGCGAGTCTCCGGGGCGGATGGATGAGCCTAAGCAGCCCAGTTCCCAG GGAGAGGAATCAGCCatgctgggagtgagcggttacGTGGAGTATCTGCGGGAGCAGGAGGTTTCCGAGCGCTGGTTCCGGTACAACCCACGGCTCACGTGCATTTACTGCGCCAAATCCTTCAACCAGAAGGGCAGCCTGGACCGGCACATGCGGCTCCACATGGGCATCACCCCTTTCGTGTGCCGCATGTGCGGGAAGAAGTACACCCGCAAGGATCAGCTGGAGTATCACATCCGCAAGCACACGGGCAACAAGCCCTTCCACTGCCACGTGTGCGGCAAAAGCTTCCCTTTCCAGGCCATCCTCAACCAGCACTTTCGCAAGAACCACCCCGGCTGTCTGCCCCTGGAGGGGCCCCACAGCATCTCCCCCGAGACCACCGTCACgtcccgggggcaggcagaggaggaaTCTCCTCCGCAGGAGGAGGCTGTGGCCGTGGGGGAGACGGCCCAGGGCTCTGTGTCCACCACCGGGCCGGATTGA